One Microcebus murinus isolate Inina chromosome 24, M.murinus_Inina_mat1.0, whole genome shotgun sequence genomic window, TGGGTTTCTTTGGAGGACGCTGGCAAGTCCTGGTGGGGGTCTCTGCAGGTCTCTTGCCGGGTGCCCTGATGCTGAGATTGAAGTCTTGGCCCGAGCTCCGTGTGGCAggcggtgggcagggctgtgagaTCAGAACAGGACGCTTGTGCCCTGCCTGGGGCTTGAGGACGTCTCCCAGGACAGGGGTTGTGGAGGCAGCGTGGGGAGCTCCAAGGAAGCTGCGGTCACCCCTGCTCGGGGCCAGCCTGTCAATGGCGAGAGGGTCCTGGCCGTAGCGCTTGAACGCAGGCTTCGGGGTCTCTGTGAggagccctgcctgtcctctaTCTGGTCCACTACTGCAGAAGGAGCTCAGTCTCTGCATTGCCATGGGAGACAGTGAGGAGAACGTGGAGCTCATGTCATCCCTGGCAGGTGGCTGGCTTCTAAGAGGAGGGTCCAGGGCAGGTCTGTTGTTGGTTGTGTAGACCGGCACGGGTCTGCTCGGAATCTGTAGGAAAAGACAAAACACACGTTAGAAACTCCTCACCGACGACTCAACCTGAAAATCAACCACATGGGATTAGAAACGAGGATCAAAGCAACTTAGATGTCACGATGACCTAATTATGAGAAGTCATTCTAAATATGGGCAGGCTCTCCACCTTGGGTGATCGGGACAAGTACAGAATGAACGGGATCCCGGACTAGGTCCTATTCCACAGGGTGGTCTTCAAATCAGCGCCCCCTCTGGAGGAACTTGAAACACACGTTTCATCCCATGGAGTGTAACTGCCTCATGTTCTTCAGAGAGCAGTTGGGTGGGTGAGGAGGCGGGACAGGGAATTTCGGAATATTTATCCACTCAAGAGATGTGTGTTTCTGGATGTAGGATTCtggcttttgcaataatctggtaACAGATTTGCACGTGCCCCCACACACATAGCGTTGGGAGGCTTGGAAGTAAATTTGCTGAAACgaggaaatgggaaaaatgacaTCTGAGAGGGACACAAACTGGAATCAGCTTGGCCCCAAAGGATTTCAAACTAACACTCGCTAGGGGGTAAGGACTAGAACTAGGACTAGACACAGCGGGGCCTGGAGGGACACGCAGCGGGGgtgcccagcaggcccagggagcagggaccagGGCCACACTCACCCTCAGGTAGGCACAAGGTTGCGGCACTTCCTTGCAGTCCTGCTGGGGCCTCCCTTGGGGTGTCCTGGGAAACGCCTGCAGGACAGacttcctctgctgctgctcctgcctgcgGAACAAAGGGTGTGATCAACACCCGGGGATTTCCCGTCCACACATGGAGGAATCCTTTTGGCGGCAGGGTCCCAGTGACTGTTTGGGTGTGACACAGGTGTTAAAGCCCCGTGACCTGGGCTAAAGCTGCACCTTCCCTCTTGTCAGATCCCTGCCCTACTCCAGGCAGCCCTCCGGGTTTTCCCAGCAAGGACTTTCCTGAAGTCTCCACACCCTTTCTGCCGGTCATGTGCACAAGCTCAGCAGCTGCTCCGGCCTCCCCTTCCTGAATgtgcaggaggagaaagagctcctggggcaggagaCCTACCCGAAAGGGACCTCCTGGCCCTTTGTCCCCAGTACTGTTTTCCTTGCCTGGACGAGGCTGTGCACGAGGTGTGAGAAGGAGACATGCCACCTTTTGGGGGTCCAGGGCCCAGGCAGTGGCTACACCTCCCCCATGGCTCACCTcggtctctgctccttctccctctcactctggTCGAGTGACACTGGGTCCTGGAGATCATGGGGCTTCCGGGGTGCCAGGTTCTCCTTCCCCCTATTGGGGCCCAAGGGCTGCGGCGCCAGGGCTCCACCCCAGCGCTTCATGGGGCACCTGGTGCTTCTGGCCGTGTGTCCAAAAGCCCCACAGTCCCTGCACTTGACCTGTGGGTGAACAAGGACAGTGGTCAGCGAGCGATTCAGCAGCAGTCAGGGGCAGCCGTCCAACGGCAACGTAAGGACAGAGTTTCCATTCAGACCTGAATATTGCTTTTAGGGAGGTGAGCGGCACAAGTAGCCAATTAGGTGCTTGCACACTCGAGCCAGGACGTCATAACCAAAAGCACCCGTTAGGAAGGGCATTAGGAGTAGAGATTAAAGGTTCTAGGGGTGGGCGCCATGAACCAGAGCTCAGCACCAGGACAAAATCCTGGCTGCACGTGAACTCACTGGGAGCTGAGTTTGGTCCTCAGAGTCTCTCATAGACTCCCCTGATGGTCAGGAGGCCTCGGGCAGGGCCATCCTTGGGTAGGAATGAAAACTGGCTTATGGTGTCAGAATTTTCTACAGTCACCCCCCGACTCTGAGGTCCGTGTGTCCCCTGATCCCCAAAGATCGTCGTCTCCACTTACCCTGGGATTCTCCTCCTCGGGtcggggagccctgggccctgcgggtgccctctgctgcttcctcatAGTCTGGGCTCTGCTGAGTGTGTTCTTCTCAGACTGTGGGTAGTGACCCGCCACCCGTCTCATCTCCCGGCAGCTTGAGGTTGGATGACCTCAGGGGTGGACCTTTGGAtctgctgagtaaaagaaaaaaaaaagatcgttaAGAGCACTATGAATTCGCATAGTGCAAAAAATTCCCGCGACACCTTCTTCCCCTTAAGGAAGCCATGTCAGCCACTTCCTCAAGTCCTTTCCTCACAAAGTGGACTCTCATTCCCTGATGTGTTACCTTCCTCTCCTATCGTTACCGATCCCCAAAATAGGGCCCTGTCTTAGACCTGACGTACTGAAACGATCAATTTAGGTTTTTACCCCAGAATCGTTGATGCTGCAGACTTTGATAAGCTCTATGACACTTTCCTCTATGAGTGAAATGAAGGACAATATTTTCCAGGAGCGACAAAAAATCGAAGCTACAGAAAATGGTATCCAGAATCGTggggcacaaatatttgaaaatctgaaatcaaacaTGCTTTCCTGTTACCTTTTGAATTGTCACTATCGatggtaaaatattcaatttcctaACTCAAATTCACACGCAAATGTAATTTTCCCCTGCTCTGCTGCAAGTTTATGGTCTACAGTCTTTCAATAACTGTCCTATCTCCACAAGCCCaccctctatgtattttctaaaacgtGCACAGTGAACTGTTTGAAGAAACGAAGGAGAACTGAAATATTCAGCCTTTACTGCTTACGGACAAAAGCACCACGTTTCCAAAACCGTTTCCCTACaaagtcgggggtggggggggtgtatttccttaggaatgtgaatttttgtgagataaTTGACATTTAACTCAAGTATTTTAggtctcttttcaaagaagtacaatcataaaaacagaataccTATCTTTGACCTACAACCTGAATATCATGTATTTCTTGTACTCTACTAATTTTCTGAAGACATCAGTGCAAGTCACCAACCTGAAGTGCGGGGACCCCCTGTTGTCTGTCAGTGGGTTCTCAGAGGAGGGGAGCCTGCTGCGGGGCCAGCTCTGCGCCGGGTGTGCTGCAGCAGCCGGGACTCCTGGGCAAGGGGCACTGAGGGAGGCTTCCTGTCTGAGCCGACTTTTATACAGTTCCGTGGGTTGGCAGTTGTGGGTGTGACCTAACCTAATCAGCGCAATCCAGTTACGTTTCCATTAATGGTCCCGGGAATGGAAGCACTCCTCTTTGTCGTTTGCCCTTTTCAAGCCTATTTACAACAAATGTATTGGTATACCTGCACGGTTTTAAGAACATAtgctttctttaggaaaattaaagttttgtacatacacctgtttcatcttgcactttgcatttttattgagctgaaatgtacttaatattagatgaagcattttaattgtatttccatttgtgaTTCCCCGAGATTCATTGCATTCACCTTGAGGTGTAACCCTAACCACCGTCCTCTGgaacttctcattttcccaactgaaactcGGCAATGTTCAAACCTTAACTCCACGTTTTCCCTCTGGGAAATCCTTCTACACTACAGTTCTCCTTTCTGTCACCATGGAAGTGACTGGTCTGGAGACCTCTCCTGACATGAATCCTCAAGTATTTGCCCTTGAGTGACTGGCTGATTTTTCACCTTGCCTTGTGACTCCAAGGATTGCTCCTAAAATGCCTCTAGAGAGGCAGATGGAGCTCTGTTTTCTGCATCTTCATTTCCGTCTTCTACTTATGTGTACAGACACGGTGAACGTTGTTTTCACCTCTGCAATGTTGGTGGATAGAAGCTTCAtttccactctctctcctccattaGCAACCTGAATACagacaactttattttcaaggctCAACGATGTTCCGtgacacacacaggaaaacacacacccaaacgccacagtttttaaatccattcatccaccgttgaatctttggtttcttttcaccCTTGATGTTGTGAACTTTGATAATATGAACAACGatgcacaaatatttctttgagtgtcTGCTTTTCAatcctttgtgtatatacataggagTTCCGTTTCTAGATCATGTGAtgattatgtgtttaactttgtaatgAATGGTCATGTTGTTTTGGACAGGAATTTCATCATGTTCTCTTTCTGAATACCAATGTAAGGAGATTCCATTGTTCTACCTCCTTAACAGCCTTCTTGGTCTCCGCTTTGATTGATcggttggttgattgattgattgaaactTTAGCCACCCTCACAGTAGCAGAGcattatctcattgtattttgatTAGTGCTTCCCTAATATATAACGATATTGATCATCCGTTTATGAATTCATTGGCCATTGTGCatcttttctaggaaaaatgctatttttgtaccttttgcttttaattttgttttaagttgcaTACAAGTTTTAATATTCTGGTTACCTGGTCCTTTATCGcatataaaattggcaaataatttctcccatcctATGCGTTTTATTGTTACTCATTTCCTGGTGGCCatgatgaataaaagttttaatgtagATAAACCccaatttacttgcttttttcttttgtgcctattctttggtgttatatccaagaaatccCCAGAAATTCAGTGCCGAGAACACATCCCCCATGTCATCTTCTAAACGTTTCATcgtttactttgtatatttacttGTTCATCAATTTAAAGATACACTTTCGTATTTTCTGCCaggtaattttgttattttgtgtcgTATTTGTTTAGGGTCAAACTTTTAAGGTTTCCTGTGGATATCAGAGTTTCACAatcctgtattttataaagaCGACTGCACTTTCTCCATAAGAGTTTGGACACGCTTGTATCCATCACTCAACCCAGTGCACCACAGACGGCAGGGGCTGTATCTGGGCTACGgattctgttcctttgatctcTAGGTTTGATCTTGTGCCAGCAACGCAGTGACTTATTAATGTAGTTTGTAGTAAGACataaaatcaggaaggaagagtCCAAATTCTGCTTATCAGCATCCTAAGGCATTTTAGTGCTTCGCACATGTAAACGCATGAAAGTATAgataaacacacacgcacacacacagacacacaaacgcacacagagGCATACACACGTCACTTCTTCCCATGTtatcccttctctttctgttggaagaagccagacagaggGAAACCCACCACCGTGACTCAGAGGTACTCTCAGGGTATTTCAGGACAATACTGATATCGGAATCTGCTTccggtgttcaataaatagtaacgTGGATTAGGCCCATGGGATTCCCACCAGAATACAAGGGACCCCACTGTAATCCCCCTGAGGCCATTAATGGTTTGGATCTGATTGTTGACCTTTTACCTAGTGAGTGGGTGTGCTGGCTGTAGCGGCAGGCCTGAGCCATGGAAGGGGTGACGAGATTTCGAAACTGCACTTTGGAGTCTGAGAAGCAGAGGCATCTTTCTGTGACTTGAGGGCTGAGTGtggaaatttacattattttgtggatatcgaAGTTTCAGAGCAGCCTTTTTTGAAAACACTATCCTGTCCACACTGAAAAGTGTTATTAGCTGTGCACCAATCATTCACTCTATTGACCATAGAAGGAGGGCTATTTCTGGGCCTTTtgctctattccattggtctctaGGTCTGATCTTACACCAGTGCCATTCTGCCTTAGGAACTGTAGCtttgcaatgagaaataaaatctcgAAGCGTGAGTCCGACTTGTTATTCAATATCTAACGTTCCCCCATTATTGTTTTCAAAGGGCTAGGACAAATATATGTCCACCACCCCACCCTTGTTAAATCCCGATTAAGGGTACTTAATCGGGATCCTGCTAGTTCAATCTGCCCCAGGTGTTGCACAAATAGTAATGGGGAGGGTGCTGGTCGGATTATCTGGGGACTGCCAGAGAACACACCCTGAGGCTTCCTAATCCGATTGAGTGCTTGGACGTGACTGGTGGATGTTGTGCCTCGGGAGTGGGTGTGGTGAGTCGGGCTAGCTATAAAAAGGCTGATGTGGAGCCGGACCTGCCATTTGAAGGCGCTCTCAGAAGGGAAAGCATCGTCCTTCCTCAACTTACGGTCCCAGCGGGGGAGCTTCGGGATCATCGCTCCCGGAAACATGAAGGCTGCTTCagtcctccagggaggggagcctCCTTTCAATGCCTTTGCAAAACTCAAAATTTCTCAGCCAAATTTAGCTGACGATATGGATAACCCCAGTTATTACCGACCTAAGAACTCTTCACTGTTATCTAAGAGAGATCCCGACCTGCATTTAAAACAGGCTCCTGGGACAAAGCCATTGGCTCCCAGGGACAAACTGCTGCTGACCTGGAAGAGACCTTATGGGGTTGGTGCTGGGCTCTGCAATGTGGGAAACACGTGCTACATGAATGCTGCACTGCAGTGCCTGACGTACACACCACCCCTCGCCAACTATGTGCTGTCCCAGGAGCATTCTCTAAGCTGTCGTCGTCAGGAATGCTGCATGCTGTGCACTATGGAAGCTCATGTCACCCGGGTGCTaacccagcctggccaggtgATCAAGCCCTCGCTGGCACTGGCTGCTGGCTTCCACAGATACGACCAGGAAGATGCCCATGAGTTTCTCATGTGCACTGTGGATGCCATGAAGAGAGCTTGTCTGTCTGGGCACGAGCCCTTAGACGGTCACTCTGAGGACACAACCCTAATCCGTCAAATATTTGGAGGCTACTGGAGGTCTCAGATCAAGTGTCTGCACTGCCATGGCATTTCAGACACCTTTGAACCTTACCTGGACATCGCCTTGGATATCGAGGCAGCTCAGAGCCTCAACCAAGCTTTGCAATGGTTGGTGAAGCCCGAGCACCTGGACGGAGAGGATGCCTATCACTGTGGTACTTGTCTAAAGAAGGTCCCTGCGTCCAAGTCTCTGACTGTGCACACTGCCTCCAAGGTCCTGATGCTTGTGTTGAAAAGGTTCTCAGATGTCACAGGcaacaaaattgcaaaagaagTGCAATATCCCGAGTGCCTTGACATGCAACCATACATGTCTCAGCGGAACAGAGGACCCCTTGTTTACCTCCTGTATGCTGTGCTGGTCCATGCTGGGAGCAGCTGTCAAAGTGGACATTACTTCTGCTATGTCAAAGCTGGGAATGGCCAGTGGTACAAAATGGATGATGCTAAGGTGACCGCCTGTCACATTTCTTCTGTCCTCAGTCAACCTGCCTACCTTCTCTTTTACATCCAGAAGAGTGAATTGGGGAGAGACGGTGGGTGTGCCTCCAGAGGGAAGAAACCAAGAGCCCGTGGGGCTGAAGACACGGACAAGGGAGCAACCCAACGGGAGCTCAAAAGTGACTCTGGCGTCAAGATTCCCGAGTTTGAGGAACGCTTGGAAAAGACAGCAACTACGGAGCTCTCCTTAGATCAGTGGAAGTGCCTCCTGGAACAAAACCGACCAAAGCCTGCGGTGAACTTCCGAAAAATTGAATCCACCCTGCCTTCCAATGCAGTTGTGATTCATCCACCAAAATACAAGAAGGAGATGACAAAGGACAATAACTTGCTGCCCGCATcagacaaggaagaaagagaccAGGTGTCCCTGAAAGCTAGCAAAGTCCCTTGTGTGGGTGGGAGGGCCAGGGGTAGCAAGAGGAGGAACAAGCACGGCACAAGTTCTCTGGTTGTGTTCCAGTAATATCAGGATGAGAACTGATGCATGTGCAGtgacgcgcacacacacacacacaagtcagtACTGGAGGAAGAAACTTGGAAATGAAGAGGTCCGGTTTGGCTACAAGCACCTGCAGCCATTGGTTCCTGGTGGCTGCATTCCAGGATGTGGCcacatatgtgaaatattttctttggatttttgagtGTTCTGAACATTTGAAGGAACTTTCTACGTGCAGATGTTCACTGTATATGAAATTCAttgtgaattctgatttttaggtTTTGAAGTGTAGGATTCCACTGTGAGGTTTTTAGAGTGTGTGGAATTCAATATGGAGTCTCATGATTTTCTGGTGGTGCTGTGTTAGTACTTGTTCTCACTTGTGGGTGGGTGTGAGATGTTTGCCTTTTGGTATCGTGGGATATCTGGGAATCATGTGCGACACTTTAAGTAATTGAAATAGGAGTAAGGTTTCAAGACACGTATGATCTTTTTACCGCTCCAAGCCTTCAGCTGCTAAGGATTATTCCATGGATTTTGGTGGGTTATCAAATTAAGTGCAATGGTGTGTTCTCTGGATATAGTAGGCTGGAAAGTCtacattttttctagatattgtGCTCCTTCTGCTTAATGATCCAATATGGCCTTGTGTGTATGAGGTTATTAAATTTCATTGCAAAGCtgtagttttaaaatctgttaaatgttaataaaattcatcCCAATATGACATAGGTACTGTAGTTCCTTTTTTCCCTCAGCAGCAGAGACTCATTCTTTACCCAGGGTGGAGCGGATGCAGTCGCAAGGTCACAGTTCACTGCTACCCCCAACTCCAGGCTTCAgacatcctcctggctcagctgcaACCACAGGCAGGTGACACCGTGCCTGGcgaatgttttgttgttgtgcaTTTGGTGTCTCCCTATGTTGCAAAGAGCTTAATTTCTAAAACACTCCAGTTCAATTTCTTGGTAGTTATACTCATCAATGTTGAATTATGTGAGAGCAATGAAATCCTTGGTAGCACCTATTGGAATATAGATTTTAAAGTAAGACTCACCCCTTATTTATgaataacatacatattttggGGGGGTGGGCCAAACTACGTTGTTTTATTATACACTCCAGGATGAGTTTCGGGTCCTGAGAGGCGAGACCCAGAAGTAGCCTCCCTTTGAAGGGTCTGAGGTCTTTTATAGCCTTTGGTTGGAGCTAGGTACTTTTGGCCAAGAGAGTTGGGGATTTTCCATTGGGACCTTGGGTGGTTATTGAGAAGTAGGAGGGGTTGCCCATATTTGGGTAACCCAGGAGACAAAAATATTCTCATTCGgttggacatctgggtgtggttcttCTCAGCGCGGCATGGcagaaaaacatacatattaaCAATGTATCTGAGTGATATTTGTACAAATTAAAGTGTAGTAATAAGCGTGTGCAGCATTATTCTCTCTTGGGCTCACATTCAAAGCAGTTGTTGAGCTTTAAATATACTCATGCTTATTTCCTACCCCCAAGATGTCACTTCCTTTGTCCCTGTAGAGCCAGAGCCTCTGCTCTGTTAAACACTGTCCACACCATCCGGATGCCCATCACTGTCTGAGAACCACGGGATGTGGTGCACAAGGATAACACACCGTTCCCTTGCTTGCTGCAGTCTCTCTCTGCCAGGAAACTTTTACTAAGATCAAGAAAATCTGCATGGCTCTGTAGGGAGGAGTTTCTGAGGAAGGGCAAATTACGGCCTCTCCTCCCTGTCAAGCTACTTTCTCAGTAATCTTTCTTTCACTTTAAGACTCTGGCACAAGGTTCCTCTTGGTTGAGCTCAGAAGTTCCGTGAAGAAAATGAGATTAAAGGAACTTCAGGTTGGACCACAATCAGTCCACCATACCTTTTGAAAAGATCCTGACTTCATTCAGTCTGAATCAGAGGCTATACCTCTACACTCCTACAGCCTTGTCTCACGGCCTGAAGACTGCCCTATTACTGAGTGTCGCACACATTTTGACAAAATCCACAGATCCTGGGTCTTCAGTTCTGTTAAAACAGAGGACTTCTAGGTGCAcaagaattctctctctctaaaatCCTCTAAGGATCACAGGAGTCAATGAATATAATGGTCCACCTTGCTTGGCATCCtgatatttcaattattttggtgGGTATTTATCTTCTTTGATTTGCAAATACAGGTATCAGGGGTCAGGATGCAGGAAGGTTTTATTAGAACAGAATTGATGTAAGACTTCTCCACGGAACAGGAGACAAACTTCATCTTAGTGAAACCCGCCAATTTTTCATCCTATCACCACTGTGCTGGGGTTGGGGTATATTTTCTCCTGTAAAGGGCACTAGTTCTTCAATGAGGATGTTTTTCCAAGGCTTCCTGTACATTgcatttccattttaagaaatattgtaatacattaaagaaaacagaaattgaaaaaaaatatacacaatgcACTCTAACTCATTAGATTTAATCCCATCCAAGTAAACCAACAGTCAGAGATATGGTGAAAGAGCTTGCCATCCATATTATGGCATCAGCTTCCCTTAGAGTGCTTTCAAACAGTATGTACCTCACGTGAGCTAAAGAGGAGACAATTCTGTTAATCTTGAGACTTTCCAGGCACATTCGGTGTATAATAATGAACACAGAATTCACGCATGTAAGTGGCATGTTGGGTGGTTTACACAAGCAGAGTTATATCCTAAGTGTGAGGgtgctaaaaatattaattagagGTTCAGATATCTGGATATCTTGATCACTAAATGGTGTACAGTCCTGGCTACTTAATCTGTGTCCATTTACTAACAAGTATGAGAGAAGTGAGCTGAGCTCGGGGAAATAGTTTTAGTCCTGGAGATAGACAGGGATGGCACTGGGCAAGGCTGTCGCATCTTCTATTTAGGAACCTCTGGCTTCTATCTAATATCTGGCCTACAAGAAAGTTATATTCCAAAATTTGAGAGGAAACACTCAACACTTTCTGAAAATACTTAAAACGTTGAGTAACTGAGAATTTAGTTATGGGAAAAGCAATAGGGTACCATTTTGGGAACATAATCTTTGAGAAATGTCAGCAGCATGAACAACTGGGAATTGTTTTTGCTACAATCTAGGTAGCATGAACTTAACAATGtccagaagaaacagaaaaggaaatataaacgCACATActtcacattaaaatatatgaagggCATAAATTAGGCTACCGAAATTTGAATATCCAGTTTTACTACTGTTTTAATGTTTACGTGAAAGCATAGACTTCCCTattaaatattcctaaaaatactgaaaaattaaatttttattagataaAAGCAATTTCCTCACAGCTCCACAGAAGTAAGCATTTGAGAAGCCTCATTATCCATATTGGCTATAAAATACTCATGAATAGAAAACAAAGTCATACATTAAAATAActcataattttctaatttaaaataatttttagatactCTGCgaataaagataaagagaaattggaaattacaatgtatatataaattaataaatcaatgaaattatgAGATATAATTCCTGTTGATCTTAAAGGTATTTGAATTGATAAACCATCTCCCGTGTGAAATAGGAAAGGAACTAAAGGTAAAGAGGAAAGTTTAAACAGATGTGTGTAAACACAGGCAGCAATTTTGTCTGCTCAGACGGTTTTCTGCCCCGCCAGCTCactgcccaggccctgctcctGTGAAGTCCCTGCCGCCGCTCGGGTGAGCAGCGTGGAGACGGAAACCGAGGTCCAGAGCAGATGGAAGCTGCA contains:
- the LOC105869233 gene encoding ubiquitin carboxyl-terminal hydrolase 17-like protein 6, yielding MWSRTCHLKALSEGKASSFLNLRSQRGSFGIIAPGNMKAASVLQGGEPPFNAFAKLKISQPNLADDMDNPSYYRPKNSSLLSKRDPDLHLKQAPGTKPLAPRDKLLLTWKRPYGVGAGLCNVGNTCYMNAALQCLTYTPPLANYVLSQEHSLSCRRQECCMLCTMEAHVTRVLTQPGQVIKPSLALAAGFHRYDQEDAHEFLMCTVDAMKRACLSGHEPLDGHSEDTTLIRQIFGGYWRSQIKCLHCHGISDTFEPYLDIALDIEAAQSLNQALQWLVKPEHLDGEDAYHCGTCLKKVPASKSLTVHTASKVLMLVLKRFSDVTGNKIAKEVQYPECLDMQPYMSQRNRGPLVYLLYAVLVHAGSSCQSGHYFCYVKAGNGQWYKMDDAKVTACHISSVLSQPAYLLFYIQKSELGRDGGCASRGKKPRARGAEDTDKGATQRELKSDSGVKIPEFEERLEKTATTELSLDQWKCLLEQNRPKPAVNFRKIESTLPSNAVVIHPPKYKKEMTKDNNLLPASDKEERDQVSLKASKVPCVGGRARGSKRRNKHGTSSLVVFQ